A single window of Polaribacter sp. SA4-10 DNA harbors:
- a CDS encoding HlyD family secretion protein — translation MKYIKIIAVLTIATTTLFSCRKGDHKADGYGNFEATEITVSAESNGKLLSFSIEEGQQLKKEDFVGFIDTITLTLKRQQLVISKSVIGSKYRGVLSQINVLKAQLKIADINKKRTEKLLKDNAGTQKQLDDIIGQMNVIKQQIRSIETQNATVINELKSIDIQLKLIENKIEKSKIINPINGTVLVKYAEPNEIASFAKPLYKIADLSTMRLRVYISETQLYLIKINQEVTVKIDDNEAMKNYKGIITWVSSEAEFTPKIIQTKEERVALVYAAKIDVVNDGSLKIGMPAEMWLSEEN, via the coding sequence ATGAAATATATAAAAATAATAGCAGTTTTAACCATTGCAACTACCACCCTGTTTTCTTGTAGAAAAGGAGACCATAAAGCAGATGGTTATGGAAATTTTGAAGCGACTGAAATAACAGTGTCAGCAGAAAGCAATGGCAAACTATTGTCTTTCTCTATAGAAGAAGGTCAACAACTTAAAAAAGAAGACTTTGTAGGTTTTATTGACACCATTACTTTAACATTAAAACGCCAACAATTAGTGATTTCTAAAAGTGTAATTGGATCAAAATACAGGGGTGTATTGTCTCAAATAAATGTATTAAAAGCACAATTAAAAATTGCTGATATTAATAAAAAAAGAACAGAAAAATTACTAAAAGACAACGCAGGAACTCAAAAACAATTAGATGATATCATTGGACAAATGAATGTGATTAAGCAACAAATTAGAAGCATAGAAACTCAAAATGCTACTGTTATAAATGAACTAAAAAGTATTGATATACAGCTTAAACTAATTGAAAATAAAATTGAAAAAAGTAAAATAATCAACCCTATAAATGGAACCGTATTAGTAAAATATGCTGAACCTAATGAAATTGCTTCATTTGCAAAACCACTCTATAAAATAGCAGATTTAAGTACCATGAGATTGCGGGTTTATATAAGTGAAACGCAACTTTATTTAATAAAAATTAACCAAGAAGTTACCGTTAAAATTGATGACAATGAAGCAATGAAAAACTATAAAGGAATCATTACTTGGGTTTCTTCTGAAGCTGAGTTTACACCAAAAATAATTCAGACCAAAGAAGAACGTGTTGCCTTAGTTTATGCAGCAAAAATTGATGTTGTAAATGATGGAAGTCTTAAAATAGGAATGCCTGCAGAAATGTGGCTATCAGAAGAAAATTAA
- a CDS encoding ABC transporter ATP-binding protein, with product MSITVTNISKWYKEVKALEDITFNVKSGELFGLIGPDGAGKTTLFRILTTLLIADNGTATVADFDVIDSYKEIRQNVGYMPGKFSLYQDLTVEENLKFFATIFGTTIEENYDLIKDIYIQIAPFKNRRAGKLSGGMKQKLALCCALIHKPKVLFLDEPTTGVDPVSRKEFWEMLKRLQQKGITILVSTPYMDEAALCDRIALIQDGKILEIDTPQEIVKHYPKQIYNVSANNMYKLIVSLKNYEHQYSVYPFGEFVHYTDQRTHFNRDELHQYLKEKGLENSTINKTQATIEDTFMELAK from the coding sequence ATGAGTATTACTGTTACAAATATATCTAAATGGTATAAAGAAGTAAAGGCATTAGAAGACATTACTTTTAATGTGAAATCTGGTGAATTATTTGGACTGATTGGTCCTGATGGCGCTGGAAAAACAACTTTGTTTAGAATTTTAACCACGCTTTTAATTGCTGATAATGGTACCGCAACTGTTGCTGATTTTGATGTGATAGACAGCTATAAAGAGATTAGGCAAAATGTTGGTTATATGCCAGGGAAATTCTCATTATATCAAGATTTAACAGTTGAAGAAAACCTCAAGTTTTTTGCTACTATTTTTGGAACAACTATTGAAGAAAATTACGATTTAATCAAAGATATTTATATTCAGATAGCACCTTTTAAAAATAGAAGAGCGGGTAAGTTGTCTGGCGGAATGAAACAAAAACTAGCATTGTGTTGTGCTTTAATTCACAAACCAAAAGTGTTGTTTTTAGATGAACCAACAACAGGTGTAGATCCTGTTTCTAGAAAAGAATTCTGGGAAATGCTAAAAAGATTGCAACAAAAAGGAATTACAATTCTAGTATCTACGCCTTATATGGATGAAGCTGCTTTGTGTGATAGAATTGCCTTAATACAAGATGGTAAAATCTTAGAAATTGATACACCACAAGAAATTGTAAAACATTACCCTAAACAGATTTATAATGTAAGCGCTAACAATATGTATAAATTGATAGTGAGTCTTAAAAATTACGAGCATCAATATAGCGTTTATCCTTTTGGCGAATTTGTGCATTATACAGATCAAAGAACTCATTTTAATAGAGATGAATTACATCAGTATTTAAAAGAAAAAGGACTTGAAAATAGTACCATTAACAAAACACAAGCAACCATAGAAGATACTTTTATGGAATTAGCAAAATAA
- a CDS encoding ABC transporter ATP-binding protein: MKQENVIEVQGLTKMFGDFTAVNAISFEVKKGEIFGFLGANGAGKTTAMKMLIGISTPTSGNAKVAGFDVYSQAESIKKNIGYMSQKFALYDDLTVKENITFFGGIYGLSRVNIKEKTKQLVEELGLEEVVNQLVGSLPLGWKQKISFSVALLHNPKIVFLDEPTGGVDPITRRQFWEMIYKSANNGTTIFVTTHYMDEAEYCDRVSIMVNGKIEALDTPTKLKEQFNADNMNEVFLKLARG; encoded by the coding sequence ATGAAACAAGAAAACGTCATAGAAGTACAAGGTTTAACCAAAATGTTTGGTGATTTTACTGCTGTAAATGCTATTTCTTTTGAAGTAAAAAAAGGAGAAATATTTGGATTTTTAGGCGCAAATGGTGCCGGAAAAACGACAGCGATGAAAATGCTAATTGGCATCTCTACCCCTACTTCTGGTAACGCAAAAGTGGCAGGATTTGATGTGTATTCTCAAGCTGAAAGCATAAAGAAAAACATTGGCTATATGAGTCAGAAATTTGCCTTGTATGACGATTTAACAGTAAAAGAAAACATTACTTTTTTTGGCGGTATTTATGGATTGTCTCGCGTAAATATTAAAGAAAAAACAAAACAATTAGTAGAAGAATTAGGTTTAGAAGAAGTGGTAAATCAACTAGTAGGCTCTTTGCCTTTGGGTTGGAAACAAAAAATATCTTTTTCAGTTGCCTTATTACACAATCCTAAAATTGTTTTTTTAGATGAACCAACAGGTGGTGTAGATCCTATTACAAGAAGACAGTTTTGGGAAATGATTTACAAATCTGCAAATAATGGAACCACCATTTTTGTAACTACACATTATATGGACGAAGCGGAATATTGCGATCGTGTTTCTATCATGGTAAATGGAAAGATTGAAGCTTTAGATACCCCTACAAAACTGAAAGAACAGTTTAATGCTGATAATATGAATGAGGTGTTTTTAAAATTAGCGAGAGGCTGA
- a CDS encoding ABC transporter permease, giving the protein MKRFKGFIIKEFYHIFRDRRSLFILFGMPIAQILLFGFAITNEINNVDIAILDHSKDATTQEIINKIAASKYFSVNQFIEREADIEAAFKKGKIKAVLNFEKDFSKNLIKEGNATIQVLTDATDPNTANTISNFTNAILHKYQQEINKNNPIPYQILAQTHMIYNPELKSVFMFVPGVMTIILMLVSAMMTSISITKEKELGTMEILLVSPLTPFQVIIGKVVPYIFLSIINAAVIILLGIFIFKMPVQGSLFLLGVESVLFIITSLSLGILISTISNTQQTAMMISLMGLMLPTILLSGFVFPISSMPVPLQIISNIVPAKWFIIILKGVMLKGVGITFIWKETFILIGMTLFFIGVSIKKYKIRLE; this is encoded by the coding sequence ATGAAAAGATTTAAAGGTTTTATAATAAAAGAGTTTTATCATATCTTTAGAGATAGACGCTCATTATTTATTTTATTTGGAATGCCAATTGCTCAGATTTTATTATTTGGTTTTGCTATTACAAATGAAATTAACAATGTTGATATCGCTATTTTAGATCATTCTAAAGATGCAACTACACAAGAAATTATCAATAAAATTGCTGCTTCAAAATACTTTAGTGTCAATCAATTTATTGAGCGTGAAGCGGATATTGAAGCTGCTTTTAAAAAAGGAAAAATAAAAGCTGTTTTAAATTTCGAAAAAGATTTTAGTAAAAACCTAATAAAAGAGGGTAACGCTACAATACAAGTGTTAACAGACGCTACAGACCCAAATACAGCCAATACTATTAGTAATTTTACAAATGCTATTCTACATAAATATCAGCAAGAAATAAATAAAAACAACCCTATTCCTTATCAGATACTCGCACAAACACATATGATTTATAATCCTGAATTAAAAAGTGTTTTTATGTTTGTACCTGGTGTAATGACCATTATTTTAATGCTGGTTTCTGCAATGATGACTTCAATTTCTATCACTAAAGAAAAAGAATTAGGAACTATGGAAATTCTATTGGTATCCCCTTTAACACCTTTTCAAGTAATTATTGGTAAAGTGGTTCCTTATATTTTTTTATCAATAATTAATGCAGCCGTTATTATTTTATTGGGCATCTTTATTTTTAAAATGCCCGTTCAAGGAAGCCTGTTTTTATTAGGTGTAGAAAGTGTTTTATTTATTATCACTTCTTTATCATTGGGTATTTTAATTTCAACAATTTCAAACACGCAACAAACAGCAATGATGATTTCTTTAATGGGGTTAATGCTGCCTACAATTTTATTATCTGGCTTTGTTTTTCCTATTTCTAGCATGCCTGTACCCTTACAAATAATAAGTAATATAGTGCCTGCAAAATGGTTTATCATCATTTTAAAAGGCGTGATGCTAAAAGGTGTAGGAATTACTTTTATTTGGAAAGAAACCTTCATTTTAATAGGAATGACCTTGTTTTTTATCGGTGTAAGTATTAAGAAATATAAAATTAGGTTGGAGTAA
- a CDS encoding ABC transporter permease, translating into MKTIGYIIQKEFKQIFRNKSMLPIIFILPIIQLIILSNAATFEVKNIKFSYIDNDHTSTSRALIEKFDASSYFNIITHFSSTEIADDAMLKGDVDVILEIPRYFERDLVKEKRTTIGVKINAIDGAAAGVENVYINQILQHFNKKVSANLMQPSDMILKPTSISTIPSFWYNKTLNYKTFMVPGILVLLVTMITLFLSGMNIVREKEIGTLEQINVTPIKKHQFIIGKLFPFWGIGIALLTIGLILAKLIFNVPMLGSLPLMYLYTSIYILVILGIGLFISNFTETQQQAMFISWFFTVIFILMSGLFTPIESMPKWAQVITEFNPIRYFIEVMRMVMLKGAGFYDVLPQGLKTLLYAIVMNGLAVWSYKKTT; encoded by the coding sequence ATGAAAACAATTGGATACATTATACAAAAGGAATTCAAGCAGATTTTTAGAAATAAAAGCATGCTTCCTATCATTTTTATACTGCCTATAATTCAGCTTATTATATTATCTAATGCTGCTACTTTTGAAGTAAAGAACATTAAGTTTTCTTATATTGACAATGACCATACCTCAACTTCTAGAGCATTAATAGAAAAGTTTGATGCTTCGTCTTATTTTAATATAATTACCCATTTCTCATCAACAGAAATAGCAGATGATGCTATGTTAAAAGGTGATGTAGATGTAATTTTAGAGATTCCACGTTATTTTGAACGAGATTTGGTAAAAGAAAAACGAACAACTATTGGTGTAAAAATTAATGCAATTGATGGTGCAGCCGCAGGTGTAGAAAATGTATACATTAATCAAATTCTACAGCATTTTAATAAAAAAGTGAGCGCAAATTTAATGCAACCTTCAGACATGATTTTGAAGCCTACAAGTATTTCAACCATTCCGTCTTTTTGGTATAATAAAACCCTGAATTATAAAACCTTTATGGTACCAGGAATACTCGTTTTATTGGTAACAATGATTACGTTGTTTTTATCTGGAATGAACATTGTACGTGAGAAAGAAATAGGAACCTTAGAGCAAATTAATGTAACTCCTATTAAAAAACATCAATTTATAATTGGAAAATTATTTCCTTTTTGGGGAATAGGAATCGCTTTATTAACTATTGGTTTAATTCTTGCAAAACTTATTTTTAATGTACCAATGTTAGGGAGTTTGCCTTTAATGTACCTCTATACTTCTATCTATATTTTAGTAATATTAGGTATTGGTTTGTTTATTTCAAACTTTACAGAAACACAACAACAAGCCATGTTTATTTCTTGGTTTTTTACGGTTATTTTTATTCTGATGAGTGGCTTGTTTACCCCAATTGAAAGTATGCCAAAATGGGCGCAAGTAATTACAGAATTTAATCCAATACGTTATTTTATAGAAGTAATGAGAATGGTAATGCTTAAAGGAGCTGGTTTTTATGACGTGCTACCTCAAGGATTAAAAACGCTTTTATATGCAATTGTTATGAATGGTTTGGCTGTATGGAGTTATAAAAAAACAACTTAA
- a CDS encoding glycoside hydrolase family 3 N-terminal domain-containing protein → MKISIIQLFFLAFTLSLSAQVSEEKIDQIIDGLSLEEKVYLVRGTGMNFGGREEKNEAPTATVGLNNNKIPGAAGTSYINKRNQFPAVVFADGPAGIRISPLREKQPDNTFYATAFPIGTNLASSWNVALVKSIGHAFGKEGKEYGVDFLLAPALNIQRNPLGGRNFEYYSEDPVLGGKITAAFVNGVQEEGIGATIKHFVANNSETNRTELNTVVSERALREIYLKGFEIAIKESQPWSVMSSYNKINGVYASESEALLTNILRNEWGFNGFVMTDWFGGKDAVAQMKAGNDLLMPGTNAQSNAILEAVKNGRLDENILDRNIKSILIQYFKTPSFKSYKPSSKPNLEAHKTLARNAASEGMILVKNNNALPINNKVKIALMGITSYESIAGGTGSGDVNKAYMVSVLEGLENAGFKTDKNLSTKYEHYIKTEKAKIPPKKFFFESDVLVPEKIWTKEEIEDIANKNDIAIFTLGRTSGEFKDRVVEADYNLTAKEVTLLEIISTVFKAKNKKFVVVLNIGGVIQTENWKHLPDAILLSWQAGQEQGNAIADIISGKVTPSGKLTVTFPKTLEDVPSSKNFPGQVLDPNAPKSNNPLAGMPSEEVYEEGIYVGYRYFDTFNIETSYPFGFGLSYTTFDYSNLNVIQNGDDITLECTVTNTGKVKGKEVVQLYVASPKSATNKPLKELKGFAKTKVLEPGEAQTIIIKTTVANLGYYDTASHAWKLDKGTYQLIMASNVSTVKLSKTIELDAKVIEKTEALLAPVVPINTFINK, encoded by the coding sequence ATGAAAATAAGTATCATTCAACTATTTTTTTTAGCATTTACACTATCACTAAGTGCGCAGGTATCAGAAGAAAAAATAGATCAAATAATAGACGGTTTATCTTTAGAAGAAAAAGTGTATTTAGTACGTGGTACAGGAATGAACTTTGGAGGTAGAGAAGAAAAAAATGAAGCTCCAACAGCTACTGTTGGTTTAAATAATAATAAAATACCAGGTGCCGCAGGTACAAGTTATATTAATAAGAGAAACCAGTTTCCAGCCGTTGTTTTTGCAGACGGACCTGCAGGAATAAGAATTAGCCCTTTAAGAGAAAAACAACCAGATAATACCTTTTATGCTACTGCATTTCCTATTGGAACAAACCTTGCTTCTAGTTGGAATGTAGCACTGGTAAAGAGTATTGGACATGCTTTTGGGAAGGAAGGAAAAGAGTATGGAGTCGATTTTTTATTAGCCCCAGCTTTAAATATTCAGCGTAATCCATTAGGGGGAAGAAACTTTGAGTATTATTCTGAAGATCCAGTTCTTGGAGGTAAAATTACAGCAGCATTTGTTAATGGAGTTCAAGAAGAAGGTATTGGTGCAACGATTAAACACTTTGTAGCAAACAACTCAGAAACGAACCGTACAGAATTAAATACAGTTGTAAGTGAGCGTGCTTTGAGAGAAATTTATTTAAAAGGTTTCGAAATTGCAATAAAAGAAAGTCAACCTTGGTCTGTGATGTCTTCTTACAATAAAATTAATGGCGTTTATGCATCAGAAAGTGAAGCGTTATTAACTAATATTTTAAGAAATGAATGGGGATTTAATGGCTTTGTAATGACAGATTGGTTTGGTGGTAAAGATGCAGTAGCCCAAATGAAAGCAGGTAATGATTTATTAATGCCAGGTACAAATGCTCAATCTAACGCGATACTAGAAGCTGTTAAAAATGGAAGGTTAGACGAGAACATCTTGGATAGAAATATTAAAAGTATTTTAATTCAGTATTTTAAAACACCGTCATTTAAAAGCTATAAACCCTCTAGCAAACCAAATTTAGAAGCACATAAAACGTTAGCTAGAAATGCAGCTTCAGAAGGGATGATCTTGGTAAAAAACAACAATGCTTTGCCTATAAATAATAAGGTAAAAATTGCTTTAATGGGTATTACTTCTTATGAGTCTATAGCTGGAGGAACAGGAAGTGGAGATGTAAATAAAGCTTATATGGTTTCTGTTTTAGAAGGATTAGAAAATGCAGGTTTTAAAACTGACAAAAACCTATCTACAAAATATGAACACTATATTAAAACAGAGAAAGCAAAAATTCCGCCTAAAAAATTCTTTTTTGAATCAGATGTATTAGTGCCAGAAAAAATATGGACTAAAGAAGAAATAGAAGACATTGCAAATAAAAATGATATTGCTATTTTTACTTTAGGCAGAACATCTGGTGAGTTTAAAGATAGAGTAGTAGAAGCTGATTATAATTTAACAGCAAAAGAAGTAACGTTACTAGAAATCATCAGTACCGTTTTTAAGGCAAAAAATAAAAAGTTTGTTGTTGTTTTAAATATTGGTGGTGTTATCCAAACTGAGAACTGGAAGCATTTGCCAGACGCTATTTTACTTTCATGGCAAGCAGGGCAAGAACAAGGTAACGCAATTGCAGATATTATTTCTGGTAAAGTAACGCCATCTGGTAAACTGACTGTTACATTTCCAAAAACATTAGAAGATGTACCTTCAAGTAAAAATTTCCCTGGTCAAGTGTTAGATCCTAATGCACCTAAATCTAATAATCCTTTAGCAGGTATGCCATCAGAAGAGGTATATGAAGAAGGAATCTATGTTGGGTATCGTTATTTTGATACTTTTAATATAGAAACATCGTATCCTTTTGGATTTGGGTTATCCTATACAACTTTTGACTATTCTAACTTAAATGTTATTCAAAATGGAGATGATATAACACTAGAATGTACTGTTACAAACACTGGTAAAGTTAAAGGTAAAGAAGTAGTGCAATTGTATGTTGCAAGTCCTAAAAGCGCTACAAATAAGCCTTTAAAAGAGTTAAAAGGTTTTGCAAAAACGAAGGTTTTAGAACCTGGTGAAGCACAAACAATAATTATTAAAACAACTGTTGCTAATTTGGGGTATTATGATACCGCTTCTCATGCTTGGAAACTAGATAAAGGTACTTACCAATTGATAATGGCAAGTAATGTAAGTACTGTTAAGTTATCAAAAACAATTGAGTTAGACGCTAAAGTTATAGAAAAGACAGAAGCTTTATTAGCTCCAGTTGTACCAATAAATACATTTATTAATAAATAA
- a CDS encoding Crp/Fnr family transcriptional regulator: MFDDYLNRLNEISPLSEETRVLLTENIKSQQFKKGEFILNYGETCKHIYFVNKGFIRIFYYKNGVDITEWFASEKHFFFSISSYFNETPSKLIIEVIEDSEIIMHSKAGFEKLRNSNIEITNLYIELFSKSLMGSQKRMESMQFETAKERYKSLLEQKPSILKKVPLQFIATFLGITKETLSRIRTKNLFF; this comes from the coding sequence ATGTTTGATGACTATCTTAATAGATTAAATGAAATAAGCCCTTTAAGTGAAGAAACAAGAGTTTTACTTACAGAAAATATTAAATCACAACAGTTTAAAAAAGGGGAATTTATTTTAAATTACGGAGAAACGTGTAAGCACATCTATTTTGTAAATAAAGGCTTTATTCGTATTTTTTATTATAAAAACGGCGTAGATATTACAGAGTGGTTTGCAAGTGAAAAACATTTCTTTTTTTCAATTTCTAGTTATTTTAATGAAACACCCAGTAAGTTAATTATAGAAGTTATTGAAGATTCAGAAATTATTATGCACTCTAAAGCGGGTTTCGAAAAGTTAAGAAACAGCAATATAGAAATCACGAATCTTTATATCGAATTATTCTCTAAATCGTTAATGGGCTCTCAAAAACGAATGGAATCCATGCAATTTGAAACAGCAAAGGAACGGTACAAATCTTTATTAGAACAGAAACCATCAATACTTAAAAAAGTACCCTTACAATTTATTGCTACCTTTTTAGGAATCACAAAAGAAACTTTAAGTAGAATTAGAACAAAAAACCTCTTCTTTTGA